In Fibrobacter sp. UWR2, the following are encoded in one genomic region:
- the bioB gene encoding biotin synthase BioB, translating into MSFVQELKKKVIDGYEINREEAVRLLEADLDELTKAANEIREKFHGNDFDFCSIVNARSGRCSENCKYCAQSSYYHTGAPEYKLLSADEIVEDAKKKEAAGIPRYSIVTSGRTLSNRDVEQISEAIRRLKKETKLSVCLSAGLLNREQFDKLKEAGLTRFHNNLETYRRHFPDVCTTHTYDDKIGALQNALAAGLEICSGGIMGLGETMEDRIDMCLDLRKLGVKSTPVNVLNAIPGTPYENLPKLTNDEFCRIVAIYRFINPKAFIRLAGGRGVLGDDGKRAFQSGANAAITDDMLTTAGVNSCKDFELVKGLGFTPHGFLN; encoded by the coding sequence ATGTCTTTTGTTCAAGAACTCAAAAAAAAGGTTATTGACGGTTACGAAATCAACCGCGAAGAGGCTGTCCGCCTGCTGGAAGCCGACCTCGACGAACTTACGAAAGCAGCAAACGAAATCCGCGAAAAGTTCCACGGCAACGATTTCGACTTCTGCTCCATCGTGAACGCCCGCAGCGGGCGCTGCTCCGAAAACTGCAAGTACTGCGCCCAGAGCAGCTACTACCACACCGGCGCACCGGAATACAAGCTCCTCAGCGCCGACGAAATCGTCGAAGACGCCAAGAAGAAAGAAGCCGCAGGAATCCCGCGCTATTCCATCGTGACCTCGGGACGCACGCTCTCGAACCGCGACGTGGAACAGATTAGTGAAGCCATTCGCCGTCTCAAAAAGGAGACAAAACTTTCCGTATGCCTTTCGGCAGGGCTCCTGAACCGTGAGCAGTTCGACAAGCTGAAAGAAGCCGGACTCACCCGCTTCCACAACAACCTGGAAACTTACCGCAGGCACTTCCCAGACGTGTGCACCACGCACACCTACGACGACAAGATTGGCGCATTGCAAAACGCGCTCGCCGCAGGGCTCGAGATTTGCAGCGGAGGCATCATGGGGCTCGGCGAGACGATGGAGGACCGCATCGACATGTGCCTCGACCTGCGCAAACTCGGAGTAAAATCCACGCCTGTGAACGTGCTGAACGCAATTCCCGGCACGCCGTACGAGAACTTGCCCAAACTCACGAATGACGAATTCTGTCGCATCGTGGCGATTTACCGTTTTATCAACCCGAAAGCGTTCATCCGCCTCGCGGGCGGACGCGGCGTACTTGGTGACGACGGTAAGCGCGCATTCCAGAGCGGCGCAAACGCCGCCATCACCGACGACATGCTCACCACAGCAGGCGTCAACAGCTGCAAGGATTTCGAGCTCGTAAAGGGGCTCGGATTTACGCCGCACGGTTTTCTGAACTAG
- a CDS encoding argininosuccinate synthase, protein MAKKESKKKVVLAYSGGLDTSIIIPWLKENYDCEVIAFAADLGQNDFPDAKALEDKALKTGASKCYVLDLKKEFLEDYVWPTVRAGAKYEGTYLLGTSFARPLIAKYQVKIAEKEGAYAVAHGATGKGNDQVRFELTYAALNPKLQIIAPWKDPKWTFHSREDAIDYAAAHKIPLNGISKKKIYSEDGNLWHLSHEGGVLEFPEQEHKYEFLKHTATYEKAPNKADHVTITFEKGNPVAIDGKKMGAVELLEYLNKIGGKNACGLLDIVENRLVGLKSRGVYETPGGTLLYKAHECLQQLVLDKETLFEAQKMSMTYANLVYNGQWFTPLRQAMDAFFNEVNSVVTGEVTLKLYKGNIIPAGIKSPYSLYDMGLGGFTDVDMYDQKDATGFIRCYGLPLKTRALLLGNKTNVDFGKEVKLPKK, encoded by the coding sequence ATGGCTAAGAAAGAATCCAAGAAAAAAGTGGTCCTCGCCTATAGCGGTGGACTCGATACCAGCATCATCATCCCCTGGCTCAAGGAAAACTACGACTGCGAAGTGATCGCTTTCGCCGCCGACCTCGGTCAGAACGACTTCCCGGATGCCAAGGCCCTCGAAGACAAGGCCCTCAAGACTGGCGCCAGCAAGTGCTACGTTCTCGACCTCAAGAAGGAATTCCTCGAAGACTACGTTTGGCCGACCGTCCGCGCCGGTGCCAAGTACGAAGGCACGTACCTCCTAGGTACTTCTTTTGCCCGTCCGCTCATCGCCAAGTACCAGGTGAAGATTGCCGAGAAGGAAGGTGCTTACGCCGTGGCTCACGGTGCTACCGGTAAGGGTAACGACCAGGTCCGTTTCGAACTGACCTACGCCGCCCTCAATCCGAAGCTCCAGATTATCGCTCCGTGGAAGGACCCGAAGTGGACGTTCCATAGCCGCGAAGACGCTATCGACTACGCTGCCGCCCACAAGATTCCGCTCAACGGCATCAGCAAGAAGAAGATCTACTCCGAAGACGGCAACCTGTGGCACCTCTCTCACGAAGGTGGTGTCCTGGAATTCCCGGAACAGGAACACAAGTACGAATTCCTCAAGCACACCGCCACGTATGAGAAGGCCCCGAACAAGGCCGACCACGTGACGATTACCTTCGAAAAGGGTAATCCGGTGGCTATCGACGGCAAGAAGATGGGCGCTGTCGAACTCCTCGAATACCTGAACAAGATTGGCGGCAAGAACGCTTGCGGCCTCCTCGACATCGTTGAAAACCGCCTCGTCGGCCTCAAGAGCCGCGGCGTGTACGAAACTCCGGGTGGCACGCTCCTGTACAAGGCTCACGAATGCCTGCAGCAGCTCGTGCTCGACAAGGAAACTTTGTTCGAAGCCCAGAAGATGTCCATGACGTACGCGAACCTCGTGTACAATGGCCAGTGGTTCACTCCGCTCCGCCAGGCTATGGACGCCTTCTTCAACGAAGTCAACTCTGTTGTGACCGGTGAAGTGACGCTCAAGCTCTACAAGGGCAACATCATTCCGGCCGGCATCAAGAGCCCCTACAGCCTCTACGACATGGGCCTCGGTGGATTCACCGACGTTGACATGTACGACCAGAAGGACGCCACGGGCTTCATCCGCTGCTATGGCCTCCCGCTCAAGACTCGCGCCCTGTTGCTCGGCAACAAGACGAATGTCGACTTCGGCAAGGAAGTCAAGCTCCCGAAAAAGTAG
- a CDS encoding DUF3078 domain-containing protein produces the protein MKIKKLLLACVAACTFAAPAMAEGGMFSSVLDSNWTADVVAAVKWNYYNFSNWQQDGTSNYSWLVTYDADVQGKWKVANWRNLVNLAVGKTWTEGLGQRKSADKIFWESMVDFNVTDIFKIYAGNRFETQFLAGYTYSEDEDGNEVKKAVSSFMDPAYETQVAGVAYIPNEMFSQRIGFANRMTISNGYGFADDKDTKKFEKFKDEPGLESITEFKYSYNEFATFKSRLWAFVNFKGVDEIDGKWENLLAVTLVPYVELQVGFDMAYDKDLDLDAQYKTMVLFGLTWRWF, from the coding sequence ATGAAGATTAAAAAACTTCTTTTAGCCTGTGTCGCCGCTTGCACTTTTGCAGCCCCGGCTATGGCAGAAGGCGGCATGTTCTCAAGCGTTCTTGACTCGAACTGGACTGCCGACGTAGTCGCCGCTGTCAAGTGGAACTACTACAACTTCAGCAATTGGCAGCAGGATGGGACGTCCAACTACTCCTGGTTGGTCACCTATGATGCCGATGTGCAGGGCAAGTGGAAGGTGGCCAACTGGCGCAACCTCGTGAACCTTGCTGTGGGCAAGACCTGGACTGAGGGTCTCGGCCAGCGCAAGAGCGCCGACAAGATCTTCTGGGAATCCATGGTTGACTTCAACGTGACCGACATCTTCAAGATTTACGCCGGTAACCGTTTCGAAACCCAGTTCCTCGCCGGTTACACTTATAGCGAAGACGAAGATGGCAACGAAGTGAAGAAGGCCGTTTCCAGCTTCATGGACCCCGCCTACGAAACTCAGGTGGCCGGTGTCGCCTATATCCCGAACGAAATGTTCAGCCAGCGTATCGGTTTTGCTAACCGCATGACGATTTCCAACGGCTACGGTTTTGCCGATGACAAGGATACCAAGAAGTTCGAAAAGTTCAAGGATGAACCGGGCTTGGAATCCATCACGGAATTCAAGTACTCTTACAACGAGTTTGCGACCTTCAAGAGCCGCCTGTGGGCGTTCGTGAACTTCAAGGGTGTCGACGAGATTGACGGCAAGTGGGAAAACCTCCTCGCTGTGACCCTCGTCCCGTATGTGGAACTCCAGGTCGGCTTCGACATGGCCTACGATAAGGACCTCGATCTTGACGCTCAGTACAAGACGATGGTGCTCTTCGGCCTGACCTGGCGCTGGTTTTAA
- a CDS encoding fibro-slime domain-containing protein, which translates to MKKNIAAGLALTAVSFGLVCIAPAHADVAGAANLDIVVRDFPVNHPDFENFSEEFASTGDKDGGRYCRNNGATGTGLCGELIYNTGKPGYDINWMNLASMHNSCGNKRSKAGAWIGLDGYPNVANMFLPSYLQMVSTKDTLQYGECKDKVNNRIQRGYKTYIDGMVSGTKCGNGGVAWSNPVYYTPGMVQSYLSFDRGPTGDIDMLDGVHILKAQDLCDNTYFDQWYSDGNGFAKRSNTILVLPAVNTGTSSKNIYSIDYNYSNGGYFPLDIVDTTTQVRSGMATKANGGCTTDQCDQWGPQTYSIFCPPYKYEYDSTQTDMMGTNTFNLCQRWLAAGGPRDPNAALNAFQMGSDVDARHLRNYGFTMMGYAKFKYHSKNQVNATTGQPDPEIFEFTGDDDMWIFVDGVLVVDLGGTHLATPGRVDISVLAKNGHGCSTDPMLGAAGYGLPPLSDQTATGQNCQLKPDGSWADNTWHHLHFFYADRQSDGSNMYMRTSLAEIAPTKYGQPTVTGAEVTVTDGVATTSLILNTELSDETLAAMMAGGQSETVPSLVVTHCSNFDIASSSCLAYDTLGLYVKDIHFVIDKGADGIVYDIQGVVKDKAGNEVTIQSGDQIAFNYPNQDPLSETYNVWTQSMTFYITSKAGKVVDAFPTEWATATLLVNPTTVIEMKDTTLVRPEFDNKTLTDKASSNGGDLEPNSTGELLITPLPAAFIDGGDQNTWLKDHWTDITAAATGANGHPAGGVSDRLFPGVMIDDDNPNGAVSARCYADAAGTESCSSISFRTSQPFQVNVRVFDHLGHFIGQYTEGVTDVTKFQTMMKAQTVPNATSNVCVDASTGQSAEVTGVGEMMVTIKMYPISQQGRKIATGPYIYQVSIIKEHYVYCAYMGNGGFQLVDAPYQRASLTTTRGYRRTTKK; encoded by the coding sequence ATGAAAAAAAATATTGCAGCTGGACTGGCTCTTACGGCAGTATCCTTTGGTTTGGTCTGTATCGCACCGGCACACGCCGATGTGGCTGGGGCCGCTAACCTCGACATCGTGGTGCGCGACTTCCCCGTGAACCATCCCGACTTTGAAAACTTCTCCGAAGAATTCGCTAGTACGGGTGACAAGGACGGTGGTAGATATTGCAGGAATAATGGCGCTACCGGTACCGGATTGTGCGGCGAATTGATCTATAATACCGGCAAGCCCGGTTATGACATCAACTGGATGAACCTGGCTTCGATGCATAACTCCTGCGGTAACAAGCGTTCCAAGGCCGGTGCTTGGATTGGCCTGGACGGCTACCCCAACGTAGCGAACATGTTCTTGCCCTCTTACCTGCAGATGGTGTCGACCAAGGATACCCTCCAGTACGGTGAATGCAAGGACAAGGTTAACAACCGTATCCAGCGTGGTTACAAGACTTACATAGACGGCATGGTCAGTGGTACCAAGTGCGGCAATGGCGGCGTTGCATGGTCCAACCCCGTGTACTACACGCCGGGCATGGTTCAGTCTTACCTCTCCTTCGATAGGGGCCCGACTGGCGATATCGATATGCTTGATGGTGTGCATATCCTGAAGGCTCAGGACTTGTGCGACAACACCTACTTTGATCAGTGGTATTCCGATGGAAACGGTTTTGCCAAGCGCAGTAACACGATTCTTGTGCTCCCGGCAGTAAACACGGGTACGTCTTCGAAGAACATCTATTCCATTGACTACAACTACAGTAACGGTGGTTACTTCCCGCTCGATATCGTTGATACGACGACGCAGGTCCGTTCGGGCATGGCGACCAAGGCGAATGGCGGCTGTACAACGGACCAGTGTGACCAGTGGGGCCCGCAGACATACTCCATCTTCTGCCCGCCGTACAAGTACGAATACGACTCTACCCAGACCGACATGATGGGTACCAACACGTTTAACCTGTGCCAGCGTTGGCTCGCTGCCGGTGGCCCGAGGGATCCGAACGCCGCTCTGAACGCATTCCAGATGGGCTCTGATGTCGATGCTCGCCACTTGCGCAACTACGGCTTCACCATGATGGGCTACGCCAAGTTCAAGTACCATTCCAAGAACCAGGTCAATGCCACCACAGGCCAGCCTGATCCGGAAATCTTCGAGTTCACGGGTGACGACGACATGTGGATCTTCGTGGACGGCGTGCTGGTGGTGGACCTCGGCGGTACTCACCTTGCTACTCCGGGCCGTGTGGATATTTCCGTGCTTGCCAAGAATGGCCACGGCTGCTCGACCGACCCGATGCTTGGTGCTGCAGGCTATGGCCTTCCGCCGCTTTCCGACCAGACCGCGACGGGCCAGAACTGCCAGTTGAAGCCTGATGGCTCTTGGGCCGACAACACCTGGCACCACTTGCACTTCTTCTATGCTGACCGTCAGTCCGATGGTTCCAACATGTACATGCGTACGTCCCTTGCTGAAATTGCCCCGACCAAGTATGGTCAGCCGACGGTTACCGGTGCCGAAGTGACCGTGACCGACGGTGTTGCGACGACAAGCCTTATCTTGAATACCGAACTCTCTGATGAGACCTTGGCTGCTATGATGGCCGGAGGCCAGAGCGAAACGGTTCCGTCCCTCGTTGTTACTCACTGCTCTAACTTCGATATCGCGTCGTCTTCTTGCTTGGCCTACGATACTTTGGGCCTGTACGTCAAGGACATTCACTTCGTTATCGACAAGGGTGCCGACGGTATCGTTTACGACATCCAGGGTGTCGTGAAGGACAAGGCGGGTAACGAAGTTACCATCCAGTCGGGTGACCAGATTGCGTTCAACTACCCGAACCAGGATCCGCTGAGCGAAACCTACAACGTCTGGACGCAGTCGATGACTTTCTACATTACCTCGAAGGCCGGCAAGGTTGTGGATGCCTTCCCGACGGAATGGGCTACGGCGACATTGCTCGTGAACCCGACGACGGTTATCGAGATGAAGGATACGACCCTTGTGCGTCCGGAATTCGACAACAAGACTCTCACCGACAAGGCTAGCAGCAATGGCGGAGACCTCGAACCTAATTCTACGGGTGAACTCCTGATTACGCCGCTTCCGGCTGCATTCATTGACGGCGGTGACCAGAATACTTGGCTCAAAGATCACTGGACTGACATCACTGCTGCTGCAACGGGTGCAAATGGACATCCTGCTGGCGGTGTGAGCGACAGGCTTTTCCCGGGTGTGATGATTGATGACGACAATCCCAATGGCGCCGTTTCCGCTCGTTGTTATGCCGATGCCGCTGGCACCGAAAGCTGCTCTAGCATTTCGTTCCGTACATCGCAGCCGTTCCAGGTTAACGTGCGTGTGTTCGACCACCTCGGCCACTTCATTGGCCAGTACACGGAAGGTGTTACCGATGTGACGAAGTTCCAGACTATGATGAAGGCCCAGACTGTCCCCAATGCAACGTCGAACGTTTGTGTTGACGCTTCTACTGGTCAGTCGGCAGAAGTGACTGGTGTTGGTGAAATGATGGTCACGATCAAGATGTACCCGATTTCCCAGCAGGGTCGCAAGATTGCTACTGGCCCGTACATCTACCAGGTGTCCATTATTAAGGAACACTATGTGTACTGTGCCTACATGGGTAACGGTGGCTTCCAGCTCGTTGACGCTCCGTACCAGAGAGCATCCCTTACCACGACGCGTGGCTACCGCCGTACAACCAAGAAGTAA
- a CDS encoding MiaB/RimO family radical SAM methylthiotransferase: protein MISESPVFAVISQGCAANFGDGERIARALSAGHPNCHVIFHLPGVQDATKRAPALQDMPDAIYLNVCTVKGNAGALKLLRTAFEMFPDVPLFITGCAPKDFREEALKIAPQVKFTSLADIAIPRPQDNAANVILSAEHEESRPTKSSTLRESPYVGIVNIEEGCLDACAFCSTHLVKGRLRSFAPEVIEQQVRDLVADGCTEIQLTGQDCACYGFDIGTDLAILTQGILAHVPGNYRIRLGMGNPRHLFGYADSLLECFQDNRLYKFIHIPVQSGSDNVLKAMNRRHTASDFRHLAEEFNTRFPLATLSTDLIVGYPGETDSDFRKTLRLLEETRPTVCNITRFVARPGTGAARMEADANLRIPDSVKHERSAILAEAFQKIARGNNIPWVGKTCDVVVEKPGHRAGTSIARNEAYRPVALVGDIPAGTRLTARITGAEPFALIGEANI from the coding sequence ATGATCTCCGAAAGTCCGGTATTTGCCGTAATCAGCCAGGGGTGTGCAGCAAACTTCGGGGACGGGGAACGCATCGCACGCGCTCTTTCTGCAGGGCACCCGAATTGCCATGTAATCTTCCATCTACCCGGCGTTCAAGATGCCACAAAACGCGCTCCTGCTTTACAGGATATGCCGGACGCCATCTACCTGAACGTCTGTACCGTCAAGGGAAACGCGGGCGCACTGAAGTTGCTACGTACTGCGTTCGAGATGTTCCCAGATGTGCCGTTGTTCATCACGGGTTGCGCACCGAAGGACTTCCGCGAAGAAGCCCTGAAAATCGCACCGCAAGTCAAGTTCACAAGCCTCGCCGACATCGCCATTCCGAGGCCACAGGACAACGCAGCAAACGTCATTCTGAGTGCGGAGCACGAAGAATCCAGGCCTACAAAGTCAAGTACTCTGCGCGAATCGCCCTATGTAGGCATCGTGAACATCGAGGAGGGCTGCCTCGATGCCTGCGCCTTCTGTAGCACGCACCTCGTGAAGGGGCGTCTCAGGAGCTTTGCACCCGAAGTCATAGAACAGCAGGTCCGCGACCTCGTCGCAGACGGTTGCACCGAAATACAGCTTACCGGCCAGGACTGTGCCTGCTACGGGTTCGATATCGGCACAGACCTCGCCATCCTCACTCAAGGCATTCTTGCGCATGTTCCCGGCAACTACCGGATTCGCCTAGGCATGGGTAACCCGCGGCACCTATTCGGTTACGCAGACTCCTTGCTCGAATGCTTCCAGGACAATCGCCTCTACAAGTTCATCCACATTCCCGTACAGAGCGGGAGCGACAATGTCCTGAAGGCGATGAACCGGAGGCACACCGCAAGCGACTTCCGCCACCTCGCCGAAGAATTCAACACGCGATTCCCGCTAGCGACCCTCAGTACCGACCTGATTGTAGGCTACCCCGGCGAAACGGACAGCGACTTCCGCAAAACACTGCGGCTGCTTGAAGAAACCCGCCCGACGGTCTGCAACATCACCCGCTTTGTCGCCCGGCCCGGAACGGGCGCCGCGCGGATGGAGGCCGATGCAAACCTCCGCATACCGGATAGCGTCAAACACGAACGTTCCGCCATACTGGCAGAAGCCTTCCAGAAGATAGCCCGCGGGAACAATATCCCGTGGGTCGGCAAGACCTGTGACGTGGTGGTCGAAAAGCCCGGGCATCGCGCAGGCACCTCCATCGCGCGGAACGAGGCCTACCGCCCGGTAGCCCTCGTGGGCGACATCCCTGCAGGCACACGCCTTACTGCACGCATTACTGGCGCAGAACCGTTCGCACTCATCGGCGAAGCCAACATTTAA